A window of the Hevea brasiliensis isolate MT/VB/25A 57/8 chromosome 6, ASM3005281v1, whole genome shotgun sequence genome harbors these coding sequences:
- the LOC110661896 gene encoding uncharacterized protein LOC110661896: protein MDISSFRPGESHVAQQSRRDKLRVQASSTSVPHLDDFPNNLEQLSVHSGLNPELVQVRNVRKANVLYDPTTTATTMFSSEMLNFASSSNSILPAQRDAMIDQELVAVQTRRPIPGISPLADTSHPISSNFNTSPQTSASDPQEYSNWRSNDSQQSYDWMVNYASGSVGRENNHKPIFVGDVLSNNARVTNISTPTRSLKPNYNGYQTVQSSLANPSSDIPAHDNQKLNREMQLSSNVHPLYRNTLVDVVTPSASIGGNERIFLPEYGNQSSALYFDNANSWMNRPVDNCHLWSSELGGLIARKNDQELRTLASDPNTQVLSLSLSSNPPSRGNVTQFGDGYESENLQSKSNVLKEPHQDSKFFKSNYLCPMPKPAAIISRGSGKSLNDSVGASNYNVLRNAGPLGPFTGYATILTSSKFLKPAQLLLNEFCSASGSKLTKAGEEGRRISEADAEAGAKGNNNSSSVSSTTFYGSNEASGDVAGARSSCESYRPEYQQKKAKLLYLQEEVCRRYKQYHQQMQMVASSFESVAGLSAATPYLSLALKTISRNFRSLKHAISDQLKHVTRSLGEDLLSPNTGASSSKGDMSTSRLRFMDQGFQRNKSGGANVGLFEPQQHVWRPQRGLPERSVAILRAWLFEHFLHPYPTDTDKHMLATQTGLSRNQVSNWFINARVRVWKPMVEDMHMLETKGWAENRTCVNNLEGKCPEGTSQPSHEQPPNNTGPSSILNKQLEGTGSSAGSGEKLDAGQWSQEKRTRMEVHGNTSMDGSVMNFLPYQRTGIDIGGLGAVSLTLGLRHGVENAQQQQLQQHEDQLRRQFGGQMIHDFVG from the exons ATGGACATTAGCAGTTTCAGGCCGGGTGAATCACATGTGGCACAACAAAGCAGGAGAGATAAGCTGAGAGTTCAAGCGAGTTCAACTTCAGTTCCGCATTTAGATGACTTCCCTAACAATTTGGAACAGTTGTCGGTCCATTCTGGGCTAAACCCAGAGCTTGTTCAGGTTCGAAATGTTAGGAAAGCCAATGTGCTTTATGACCCTACTACTACTGCTACTACTATGTTTTCCTCTGAAATGCTCAATTTTGCATCTAGTTCTAATAGTATTTTACCAGCTCAAAGGGATGCAATGATTGATCAAGAACTAGTCGCAGTACAAACGCGTAGGCCTATCCCGGGGATTTCCCCATTAGCCGATACGTCTCATCCAATTTCTTCCAACTTTAATACTTCACCTCAAACCAGTGCCAGTGACCCACAAGAGTATAGCAACTGGAGAAGCAATGATTCACAACAGAGTTATGACTGGATGGTGAATTATGCAAGTGGATCAGTAGGTAGGGAAAACAATCATAAACCTATTTTTGTTGGGGATGTCTTGTCAAATAATGCAAGGGTAACCAATATTTCAACACCTACACGGTCTTTGAAGCCTAACTATAATGGATATCAAACTGTTCAATCTTCCTTAGCCAACCCCTCCAGTGATATTCCTGCTCATGATAACCAAAAGCTCAATAGGGAGATGCAATTGTCTTCCAATGTGCATCCACTCTACCGGAATACACTGGTTGATGTTGTTACTCCATCTGCTTCCATTGGAGGGAATGAAAGGATTTTCCTTCCAGAATATGGGAATCAATCCAGTGCTTTATATTTTGATAATGCCAATAGTTGGATGAATAGGCCTGTTGACAATTGCCATCTATGGAGTAGTGAATTGGGTGGTCTTATTGCAAGGAAGAATGACCAAGAGTTGAGGACTCTTGCAAGTGATCCCAATACTCAGGTTCTATCTCTGTCTCTTTCATCAAATCCGCCATCTAGAGGTAATGTAACTCAGTTTGGAGATGGATATGAATCTGAAAATTTGCAATCAAAGTCTAATGTTCTCAAAGAACCTCATCAAGattcaaaatttttcaagtcaaattatttgtGTCCAATGCCAAAGCCGGCAGCAATTATCAGTAGAGGTAGTGGAAAATCGCTTAATGATTCAGTGGGTGCGTCTAATTATAATGTTCTTCGAAATGCTGGTCCTCTTGGGCCTTTTACTGGATATGCAACAATTCTAACGAGTTCTAAATTCTTAAAGCCAGCGCAACTGCTGTTAAATGAGTTCTGTAGTGCATCAGGTTCAAAACTTACAAAAGCTGGTGAGGAGGGTCGGAGGATATCTGAAGCTGATGCAGAGGCTGGGGCTAAAGGCAATAACAATAGTTCCAGTGTCTCATCAACAACATTCTATGGATCCAATGAAGCAAGTGGTGATGTTGCAGGTGCAAGAAGTTCTTGCGAATCCTACAGGCCGGAGTACCAGCAAAAGAAGGCAAAGCTCCTATATTTGCAGGAGGAG GTGTGCAGAAGGTATAAGCAATACCACCAGCAGATGCAGATGGTGGCTTCATCCTTTGAATCAGTTGCAGGCCTCAGTGCTGCTACCCCTTACCTTTCTTTGGCTCTCAAGACAATATCAAGGAATTTTAGGTCCCTAAAACATGCTATATCAGATCAGCTCAAGCATGTAACAAGGTCCCTAGGGGAAGATTTGTTGTCCCCAAATACAGGTGCTAGCAGTAGCAAAGGTGATATGAGTACATCAAGGCTGAGATTCATGGATCAAGGCTTTCAGAGGAACAAATCTGGTGGGGCTAATGTGGGCTTATTTGAACCCCAACAACACGTCTGGAGGCCCCAAAGGGGTCTACCAGAACGTTCAGTGGCGATTCTTAGAGCTTGGCTGTTTGAGCATTTTCTTCATCC GTACCCCACGGACACGGATAAGCACATGTTGGCCACTCAAACTGGGCTATCTCGAAACCAG GTCTCAAACTGGTTTATAAATGCCCGGGTACGGGTTTGGAAACCTATGGTTGAAGATATGCACATGCTTGAAACCAAAGGTTGGGCAGAAAATCGAACTTGTGTGAATAACCTTGAAGGAAAATGTCCTGAGGGTACTAGCCAGCCAAGTCACGAGCAACCCCCAAATAATACAGGTCCAAGCTCCATACTTAATAAGCAATTGGAGGGTACAGGCTCCTCGGCGGGCAGCGGAGAAAAACTGGATGCAGGGCAGTGGAGTCAGGAGAAACGAACAAGAATGGAGGTTCATGGGAACACTAGCATGGATGGATCAGTGATGAATTTTCTGCCATACCAGAGAACTGGAATTGACATTGGAGGCCTAGGAGCCGTTTCACTTACACTTGGGTTAAGGCACGGTGTAGAAAATGCTCAGCAGCAGCAATTGCAGCAACATGAGGATCAACTTAGGCGGCAATTTGGAGGTCAGATGATTCATGATTTTGTGGGTTGA